The following coding sequences are from one Chelonoidis abingdonii isolate Lonesome George chromosome 4, CheloAbing_2.0, whole genome shotgun sequence window:
- the LOC116829236 gene encoding olfactory receptor 5J3-like, whose translation MAPGNCTTVTGFIFRGITDSPKLQSILFVFFFAIYLWTLVGNVGMIVLIRVDSQLHSSMYFFLSNLSLLDVVYSSVIAPKAMVISLVTSKDISFSGCVVQLFLFSFCANNELCLLAVMAYDRFVAICNPLLYNIIMSKRVCFQLVAGSYLCACINATVHTCTVFSLSFGLSNVLDHFFCDIRPLQEISCSDFRINKLVHFIFAAIETIGTILIILISYTYIIFAILRIRSTAGRQKAFSTCASHLTVVSILYGTVIFTYLRPSSGNSVEWKKMVAVFYTLVIPMMNPLIYNLRNKEVKDALRRTIHQKIIPHCM comes from the coding sequence ATGGCTCCAGGGAACTGCACCACAGTGACTGGCTTCATTTTCCGGGGAATAACAGACAGTCCAAAGCTACAAAGCATCCTATTTGTGTTCTTCTTTGCCATTTATTTATGGACGCTGGTGGGGAATGTCGGGATGATTGTCCTGATTAGGGTTGACTCCCAACTCCACAGCTCCATGTACTTTTTCCTCAGCAACTTGTCACTCTTAGATGTTGTCTACTCCTCGGTAATTGCCCCAAAGGCGATGGTCATTTCCCTAGTGACGAGTAAAGACATTTCTTTCTCTGGGTGTGTGGTTCAGTTGTTCCTCTTCTCCTTCTGTGCCAACAATGAGCTTTGCCTCCTGGCTGTGATGGCCTACGATCGCTTTGTGGCCATCTGCAACCCATTGCTTTATAATATCATCATGTCCAAGAGAGTCTGCTTCCAATTGGTGGCTGGCTCTTACCTGTGCGCCTGTATCAATGCCACTGTACATACATGTACTGTATTCAGTCTGTCCTTTGGCCTCTCCAATGTCCTTGATCACTTCTTCTGCGATATTCGCCCACTCCAAGAAATCTCCTGCTCTGACTTTCGTATCAATAAGCTAGTGCATTTCATCTTTGCAGCCATAGAAACAATAGGCACCATTCTCATCATCCTCATCTCCTACACTTACATCATCTTTGCCATCCTGAGGATCCGCTCCACGGCAGGAAGGcaaaaagccttctccacctgtgcCTCCCACCTGACTGTTGTTTCCATCTTATATGGGACCGTGATCTTTACTTATTTAAGACCCTCATCTGGCAACTCAGTGGAATGGAAGAAAATGGTGGCGGTGTTCTATACCCTTGTGATCCCCATGATGAACCCCCTGATCTACaacctgaggaacaaggaggtgaaggACGCCCTGAGGAGGACAATACACCAGAAAATTATTCCTCACTGTATGTAA